A window of the Fulvia fulva chromosome 3, complete sequence genome harbors these coding sequences:
- a CDS encoding Vacuolar membrane amino acid uptake transporter fnx2: MALAENEEYEASVVENELVDELAPLLSNGTEPALYKTISRRSDAGDLPPDDADLELAKQKQEQVRTADSTSGVYATISVLLLGVFVSQTDQSLVLTANASWIISAYILAQCVAQPLYGKLSDIYGRKACLQTSYFLFTVGAAGTGLGQTMGQVIAARAIQGCGAAGMTAMVSIIVTDLVPLHEVATLRSYINVLQTTGRSCGGVIGGALTQALGSRWAFLVQVPPSIVAMLLVQWRLHMPSKHSSNLSIAEKVKRVDFAGAIFPCATIFSKYAWGSNVITVMGLVFAIMFVAFIVSAKLATEPIFPLRMMGQYPVWTNYLLCALQVLVQSQPKPKPAAAGAYLIPAFMGNTVGGLISGYWIKYTGRYKWPTVVAPFLSIITMILCYTTWNGHTDLLAALAVLPGGMAAGMMSSSSFVGLAAGVSEEDMAVAGSGLYLFFNLGAIAGSSAGSAVYQTTLKSGLQEAVKDLPEGQTIMQRALESITYVQNASEQIRERIVPAFVNSFHRVNLLEMSFAVLCLFVARISQQTGLKRSQG, from the exons ATGGCGTTAGCAGAAAACGAAGAGTATGAGGCAAGCGTTGTTGAGAATGAGCTTGTCGATGAGCTTGCCCCGCTTCTCTCCAATGGGACCGAGCCTGCGCTGTATAAGACGATAAGT CGTAGAAGTGACGCAGGCGATCTGCCACCAGACGATGCAGATCTAGAGCTTGCGAAGCAGAAGCAAGAACAAGTCCGGACGGCAGACAGCACGAGCGGAGTGTACGCGACCATTTCAGTGCTGCTGCTGGGTGTGTTCGTCTCACAGACAGATCAGAGTCTGGTCCTCACAGCAAA CGCTTCCTGGATTATTTCAGCCTACATCCTCGCACAATGTGTCGCCCAGCCACTTTACGGGAAGTTGAGCGACATCTATGGCCGCAAGGCGTGCTTGCAGACGTCGTACTTTCTGTTCACCGTAGGCGCCGCCGGGACGGGTCTTGGCCAGACAATGGGCCAAGTCATCGCCGCGAGAGCGATTCAAGGTTGTGGTGCTGCGGGTATGACGGCTATGGTGTCGATCATTGTGACTGATTTGGTGCCGTTGCACGAGGTTGCGACTTTGAGGAGTTATATCAATGTGCTCCAGACGACCGGAAGGAGCTGTGGTGGTGTTATCGGTGGTGCGTTGACGCAGGCGCTTGGGTCGCGGTG GGCGTTCTTGGTTCAGGTACCGCCCTCGATTGTTGCTATGCTGCTCGTCCAATGGAGACTTCACATGCCCTCGAAGCACAGCAGCAACTTGTCCATTGCAGAAAAGGTCAAACGAGTCGACTTTGCAGGCGCGATCTTCCCGTGCGCGACCATCTTCTCG AAGTATGCTTGGGGCTCTAACGTGATCACTGTTATGGGACTGGTCTTCGCCATCATGTTCGTGGCCTTCATCGTGTCTGCCAAGTTGGCAACGGAGCCGATCTTCCCGTTGAGGATGATGGGCCAATATCCGGTATGGACGAACTACCTGCTATGTGCTCTCCAGGTCCTGGTCCA GTCACAGCCAAAGCCAAAACCTGCTGCGGCTGGAGCATACCTCATTCCGGCATTCATGGGCAACACTGTCGGTGGACTGATATCAGGTTACTGGATCAAGTACACCGGAAGGTATAAATGGCCAACCGTTGTTGCCCCTTTCCTCTCAATAATAACGATGATCTTGTGCTACACCACTTGGAATGGGCATACCGATTTGCTTGCAGCTTTGGCCGTATTGCCTGGTGGCATGGCGGCAGGGATGATGAGCAGCTCTTCCTTTGTCGGACTGGCAGCAGGTGTCAGCGAGGAAGACATGGCTGTTGCAGGATCTGGCTTGTATCTGTTCTTCAACCTCGGTGCTATTGCTGGGTCGAGTGCTGGCTCGGCAGTGTACCAGACTACGCTCAAGTCTGGTCTTCAGGAGGCTGTGAAGGATCTGCCCGAAGGTCAAACG ATTATGCAACGTGCCCTCGAGAGTATCACATACGTCCAGAACGCTAGCGAACAGATCCGGGAACGAATTGTACCCGCTTTCGTGAATAGCTTTCATCGAGTCAACC TACTTGAGATGAGCTTCGCGGTGTTGTGCTTGTTCGTGGCCCGTATATCTCAACAGACAGGGCTGAAGCGGTCGCAAGGCTAG
- a CDS encoding Arylsulfatase produces MQSLQHMPLLQKHIINEGTLFDRHYCTVSICCPSRVNLWTGLTAHHNDVTDLTPPYGGYPKFVQQGLNENWLPVWLQQLGYNTYYTGKLFNHHTVQNYGDPLVNGFNGSDFLLDPYTYEYFNAHMARNGEEPLGYEGHYSPDVVAQKAYGFLEEAVLHEAPLFLAVAPIAPHSNMHINFEKGELSRDAAFYAERHAHLFKEYKIPRTANFNPDVSSGVSWVKELPKLNDTVIEYHDEFQRSRLRSLQSVDEMVEEVVHRLEAHGLLHNTYIFYTTDNGYHIGQHRVPPGKECPFEEDIHIPLAVRGPGVPAGHTANVVSSHTDLTPTLLKLAGKDRPDLDGTPIPLNKAEFLEPQSGEHVNVEFWGRALGEGKYGWVGNDTWGNLGAIAARNNTYKALRVVSERYSFLYTVYCTGEREFYDVHRDQYQMHNLLDKDHARLAEGYTIAGRSFERIMDRVDALLMVTKSCKGRTCHRPWDVLHPDDKVRSLEAALDTAFDHFYKEQPRVSFSSCPLGHIISEEGPQDVNVWNSVEQHPVDGGQQPLQLPGHWSWWT; encoded by the exons ATGCAGTCTTTGCAGCACATGCCGCTACTCCAAAAGCATATCATCAACGAAGGCACATTGTTCGACCGCCACTACTGCACCGTCAGTATCTGCTGTCCCAGCAGGGTCAATTTGTGGACTGGTCTGACGGCTCATCACAACGACGTCACCGACTTGACGCCACCGTATGGTGGATATCCCAAGTTCGTACAACAAGGCCTGAACGAGAATTGGCTCCCAGTCTGGTTACAGCAGCTCGGCTACAACACCTACTACACCGGCAAACTGTTCAATCACCATACCGTGCAAAACTATGGCGATCCACTCGTCAACGGCTTCAACGGCAGCGACTTCTTGCTGGATCCATACACGTATGAGTACTTCAATGCGCACATGGCCCGCAATGGGGAGGAACCACTTGGCTACGAAGGACACTACTCGCCAGATGTCGTCGCTCAGAAAGCCTACGGTTTCCTTGAAGAAGCAGTGCTGCACGAGGCGCCGTTGTTCCTCGCAGTAGCGCCTATCGCGCCGCACTCGAACATGCATATCAACTTCGAAAAGGGCGAGCTCAGCAGAGATGCCGCATTCTACGCCGAACGTCACGCACATCTCTTCAAGGAGTACAAGATCCCGCGCACGGCCAATTTCAATCCAGACGTGTCCAGTGGCGTCAGTTGGGTGAAAGAGCTTCCCAAATTGAACGACACCGTGATTGAGTACCACGACGAGTTCCAGCGATCACGGCTCCGCTCTCTGCAGTCAGTAGACGAGATGGTCGAGGAAGTGGTTCACAGGTTGGAAGCCCATGGACTTCTTCACAACACGTACATCTTCTACACTACTGACAACGGCTACCACATCGGACAACACCGCGTTCCTCCGGGCAAAGAGTGCCCGTTCGAAGAAGACATCCATATTCCTCTCGCAGTGCGAGGACCAGGTGTTCCAGCAGGACATACGGCAAATGTTGTCAGCTCACACACGGACCTGACGCCAACGCTGCTGAAGCTTGCCGGCAAAGATCGACCAGATCTTGATGGTACGCCCATACCGCTGAACAAGGCGGAATTTCTCGAACCGCAATCTGGAGAGCACGTGAACGTCGAATTCTGGGGCCGTGCTCTTGGTGAAGGCAAGTACGGTTGGGTCGGGAACGATACCTGGGGTAATCTGGGTGCAATCGCGGCCAGGAACAATACCTACAAAGCGCTCCGGGTCGTGAGCGAACGCTATTCCTTTCTGTACACTGTGTACTGTACCGGAGAGCGCGAGTTCTACGACGTCCAT CGAGATCAATACCAGATGCACAACCTTCTGGACAAAGACCACGCACGCCTTGCGGAGGGCTATACCATCGCGGGCCGATCTTTCGAACGTATCATGGATCGCGTCGATGCTCTACTCATGGTGACTAAGTCCTGCAAAGGACGAACATGCCATCGGCCATGGGATGTTCTTCACCCAGACGACAAGGTGCGATCTTTGGAAGCCGCATTGGATACTGCCTTTGATCACTTTTACAAAGAGCAACCAAGAGTCAGCTTCTCCTCGTGCCCGCTGGGTCACATTATCAGCGAAGAAGGCCCCCAAGATGTGAATGTCTGGAACAGTGTAGAGCAACACCCGGTCGATGGCGGCCAACAGCCACTGCAGCTACCGGGTCACTGGAGCTGGTGGACGTGA
- a CDS encoding Vacuolar ATPase assembly integral membrane protein VMA21: MATRRLASQEKTHLDQDETKSDGKSNISPAVPSSVIYKLLFFTMAMITFPIGSYFLTVNTIFRGNSTYAGGLAALIANFVLIGYVVVAFWDDQAEREDESSEKKKSR, translated from the exons ATGGCGACGAGAAGACTCGCAAGCCAAGAGAAGACCCACCTAGACCAAGATGAGACAAAGAGCGATGGAAAATCCAACATATCGCCAGCAGTTCCAAG CTCCGTCATTTACAAACTCCTCTTCTTCACCATGGCCATGATAACATTCCCCATCGGCTCCTACTTCCTGACTGTCAATACCATCTTCCGCGGCAACAGCACCTACGCCGGCGGGCTCGCCGCTCTCATCGCCAACTTCGTTCTGATCGGCTACGTCGTCGTCGCCTTCTGGGATGATCAGGCAGAGCGGGAAGATGAAAGCTCCGAAAAGAAGAAGTCACGATGA
- a CDS encoding ATP-dependent helicase fft2, translating into MADRHDPIVDDTPNKKRRLNSQQPSQGKAWDSNDDSGDEFNADEFETAATLQAPQNRKSAYSSLQFNSDLGSAQSPQAHITQPTQTLPINGHTTQPTQPLRWRSDEVQVERSSPMQPVPKPQYIEPIGRAPFSKPNGILAMSMAPPGTAFRRPNGVQSRPDTVNIDSDEDPPVQHSDDEAETQGFSSNIRPTNFKQAGRGLDSSPAQRVRESPQSSYRPQPPQPSNGPKPNEFLNLLGSFSYKATQPAHDMASAYGSTSRAPRPMQRQPGPVKAIPISSSSPTISPYVYRTLDDIQDWNLKNKAKEIHMTFSNYSIARCMEALTKNKGNVNDAMSWLVVQEEKSEQDAEHEIDELARSPNQRKGVAQSVSQSYSQSSQPPRPLAKQTVKAPTRTIAEKYRRASTAQTRVDSESDSDEDVQPRKGRIIQRNKPTVVSSPPSSPPALLDNPLQRRQRLGKRAVITIEDDDDDDDEGGDSGVDSESDVEPQGPTKPSMREDIQAGVEEIRAQRLLKLVNEATVHELAELSGQQEDSIKFVLESRPFADLDEVRAVVQATLTKTGKKSKKTRNLGEKLVEDCMEVMTGYDAIDELVVRCEKIAQPVQDALRGWGVGDSGGELQVMNLDEVHDSGIGTPSSSVAPNENPAEAKPSVNKPKGSFIGQPSNMNLELKMKDYQLVGLNWLHLLYSKGLSCILADDMGLGKTCQIIGFLSYLQLKKVDGVHLIIVPGSTLENWLREFERFAPSLNVQAYYGLQAERLGIQYDIEQNWDKLDVIVTTYDMAVGKDDNSFLRRMGPFAVCVYDEAHALRNPKSNRYTQLVRVPADFKVLLTGTPLQNNLQELVAILAFIMPDLFEEKRDDLEYIFKHKASTKDTASAALLSNERIARARTMMTPFILRRKKAQVLDLPAKHSRVEYCDMTDSQANYYADIIDEAQTFFQQKATGAVKGAARESSNIIMSMRKAAIHPLLARRIYDDKKLDKMVAALAKSDEFGGNPPDKIRSYIDGTGTGGQAIKGGDFGLHKFCYERDAMRKKFALKKKEWMDAGKVKKFEELVTGFATNGDRVLVFSQFTTLMDILEAVLEELKIKFMRLDGSTKMSERQDMIDQFYEDDSITVFMLSTKAGGAGINLAAANKVIIFDSGFNPQDDIQAENRAHRVGQTREVEVVRLVTRDTIEEQIHALGESKLALDERVAGEGASAAESKEAEKAGEQMVEQMLAKDLTKGPKLEEEEEEEEEEEEEEEAEESQPSAAAGDIKDAFKAGMEAKGVKVASKQAQF; encoded by the coding sequence ATGGCTGACCGACACGATCCTATTGTCGATGACACACCGAACAAGAAGCGTCGACTGAATTCGCAGCAACCGTCGCAGGGAAAAGCATGGGACTCGAATGATGATAGCGGGGACGAGTTCAATGCCGACGAGTTCGAGACTGCTGCCACACTACAAGCACCGCAGAATAGGAAGAGCGCATACTCGTCGTTGCAATTCAACTCAGACCTCGGCTCTGCACAAAGTCCTCAGGCGCACATCACTCAGCCGACACAAACATTACCCATCAATGGACATACCACCCAGCCTACGCAGCCGCTCAGGTGGAGGAGTGATGAGGTGCAGGTCGAGCGGTCGTCGCCGATGCAGCCGGTGCCCAAACCGCAGTATATCGAGCCTATTGGGCGCGCACCATTTTCGAAGCCGAACGGCATCCTCGCAATGTCAATGGCTCCGCCTGGCACAGCATTCCGCAGACCAAATGGGGTACAGTCGCGACCAGATACAGTGAACATCGACAGTGATGAGGATCCTCCAGTACAGCATAGCGATGACGAGGCGGAGACACAGGGCTTTAGCAGCAATATCCGGCCTACAAACTTCAAGCAGGCGGGCAGAGGACTCGACTCGTCGCCAGCGCAACGCGTCAGAGAGTCGCCGCAGTCGAGTTACCGGCCACAGCCACCACAGCCGTCGAATGGACCAAAGCCTAATGAGTTCTTGAATCTCCTCGGCAGCTTCAGCTACAAGGCCACACAACCTGCGCATGACATGGCAAGCGCATACGGCAGCACGTCTAGGGCGCCAAGACCAATGCAAAGACAGCCTGGTCCGGTGAAGGCAATCCCGATATCGTCTTCGTCACCAACGATATCTCCCTACGTCTACCGCACGCTGGACGACATTCAAGATTGGAACTTGAAGAACAAGGCCAAGGAGATTCACATGACCTTTTCCAACTACAGCATCGCCCGCTGCATGGAAGCCCTGACTAAGAACAAGGGCAATGTCAACGACGCAATGTCATGGCTGGTCGTGCAGGAAGAGAAAAGTGAGCAGGACGCAGAGCACGAGATTGACGAATTGGCGCGGAGCCCGAATCAGCGCAAGGGTGTCGCGCAATCAGTATCGCAATCCTACTCGCAATCTTCGCAACCTCCACGACCCCTGGCGAAGCAGACCGTCAAGGCACCTACTCGCACGATTGCTGAGAAGTATCGACGAGCGTCCACGGCCCAGACCAGAGTCGATTCGGAGTCGGACAGCGATGAGGATGTACAACCAAGGAAAGGCAGGATCATCCAGCGCAACAAGCCCACGGTCGTCAGCAGTCCGCCTTCTTCACCGCCTGCCTTACTGGACAACCCTCTGCAAAGACGACAAAGGTTGGGCAAAAGGGCAGTCATCACTATCGAGGACGATGATGACGATGATGACGAGGGTGGCGACTCTGGTGTTGATAGTGAGAGCGATGTGGAGCCGCAAGGACCTACCAAGCCCAGCATGCGAGAGGACATACAGGCTGGTGTCGAAGAGATTCGTGCTCAGCGGCTGTTGAAGCTGGTCAATGAGGCCACCGTACATGAGCTTGCGGAGCTGTCTGGCCAGCAGGAGGACTCTATCAAGTTCGTGCTGGAGAGCAGACCATTTGCCGACTTGGATGAGGTACGTGCGGTGGTACAAGCGACCTTGACTAAGACTGGCAAAAAGTCCAAGAAGACCAGGAACCTTGGCGAGAAGCTTGTTGAAGATTGCATGGAAGTCATGACTGGATATGATGCAATCGATGAGCTTGTTGTTCGATGTGAGAAGATTGCACAGCCAGTGCAGGACGCGCTACGAGGCTGGGGTGTCGGCGATTCTGGTGGGGAGCTGCAGGTTATGAACCTTGACGAGGTACACGACTCTGGTATCGGGACGCCGTCAAGCTCTGTTGCGCCAAACGAGAACCCTGCCGAAGCAAAGCCATCTGTAAACAAGCCGAAGGGCAGTTTCATCGGACAGCCCTCGAACATGAACCTCGAGCTGAAGATGAAAGACTATCAACTGGTGGGCCTTAACTGGCTACACCTGTTGTACTCAAAGGGACTTTCTTGCATCCTGGCCGATGACATGGGTCTTGGCAAGACCTGTCAAATCATTGGTTTCCTCTCGTACCTCCAGCTGAAGAAGGTCGATGGAGTACATCTCATCATCGTCCCAGGCTCAACTTTGGAGAACTGGCTTCGGGAGTTCGAACGGTTCGCGCCCAGCCTGAACGTGCAAGCATATTACGGACTGCAAGCAGAACGACTCGGCATCCAGTATGATATCGAGCAGAATTGGGACAAGCTCGACGTGATCGTCACAACATACGACATGGCAGTGGGCAAGGATGATAACTCATTTCTCCGCAGGATGGGCCCATTCGCTGTCTGCGTGTACGACGAAGCTCACGCTCTGCGCAACCCCAAATCAAATAGATACACACAGCTGGTCCGGGTCCCGGCTGACTTCAAGGTTCTCCTTACCGGAACACCACTACAGAACAACCTCCAAGAACTTGTTGCGATTCTCGCATTCATCATGCCTGACTTATTTGAGGAGAAACGTGACGATCTCGAGTATATCTTCAAGCACAAAGCCAGCACGAAAGACACAGCCAGCGCAGCACTGCTTTCGAACGAGCGCATTGCGCGAGCGAGGACTATGATGACGCCTTTCATCCTTCGTCGAAAGAAGGCTCAAGTCCTTGACCTACCTGCCAAGCACAGCCGTGTTGAGTACTGCGACATGACCGATTCACAGGCCAATTATTACGCAGACATAATTGATGAAGCGCAGACATTCTTCCAGCAGAAGGCGACTGGTGCCGTTAAAGGTGCCGCTCGGGAGTCGTCCAACATCATCATGTCAATGCGCAAGGCCGCCATTCACCCACTTCTAGCTCGCCGAATCTATGACGAcaagaagctcgacaagatGGTCGCTGCTTTGGCAAAGTCTGACGAGTTCGGCGGCAACCCACCTGACAAGATCAGGTCTTACATCGATGGCACGGGCACAGGTGGCCAGGCAATCAAGGGCGGCGACTTTGGACTGCACAAGTTCTGCTACGAGCGCGATGCCATGAGGAAGAAGTTTGCTCTGAAGAAGAAAGAGTGGATGGACGCCGGCAAGGTCAAGAAGTTTGAGGAGCTTGTGACGGGTTTCGCCACGAATGGTGACCGTGTGCTGGTCTTCTCACAGTTTACGACGTTGATGGACATCCTGGAGGCCGTACTTGAAGAGCTCAAGATCAAGTTCATGCGTCTTGATGGATCGACCAAGATGAGTGAGCGACAGGATATGATCGACCAATTCTATGAAGATGACTCTATCACCGTCTTCATGCTTTCAACCAAAGCCGGTGGAGCTGGTATCAACTTGGCTGCTGCGAACAAAGTCATCATCTTCGACTCTGGCTTCAACCCCCAGGACGACATACAAGCCGAGAACCGAGCACATCGTGTTGGTCAGACCAGGGAGGTCGAAGTTGTTCGACTCGTCACGCGAGATACGATCGAAGAGCAGATTCATGCTCTTGGAGAGTCGAAGCTTGCGCTTGATGAGCGTGTTGCTGGTGAAGGTGCTTCTGCCGCCGAAAGCAAAGAGGCAGAAAAGGCCGGCGAGCAAATGGTGGAGCAGATGTTGGCAAAGGACCTTACGAAAGGACCAAAGCttgaagaagaagaagaagaagaagaagaagaagaagaagaagaagaagcagAAGAAAGTCAACCAAGTGCAGCAGCTGGAGACATCAAAGATGCGTTCAAGGCAGGCATGGAAGCGAAAGGTGTGAAGGTGGCATCAAAGCAAGCGCAGTTCTAG
- a CDS encoding Calnexin, with protein sequence MRAASLLALGCAASVYAQDDAESADASASIEALLPEFTPTSLKAPFLEQFTEHWESRWKVSHAKKEKTEEEWQYVGTWQVEEPSVLKGIKGDKGLVLKDKAAHHAISAKFDKPIDSKGKDLVLQYEVKLQNFLECGGAYMKLLQDNAALKSDEFTNASPYIIMFGPDKCGSTNKVHFIFRHKNPVTGEYEEKHMNNAPSAEINKLTNLYTLIVKPDQTFELLINNESSKNGSLLEDFTPPVNPSKEIDDAEDKKPEDWIDEKKIRDPEAKKPEDWDEDAPYEIVDEEATKPEDWLDSEPLTIPDPEAEKPEDWDDEEDGDWVAPQVSNPKCDEVSGCGPWEKPMIKNPAYKGKWNAPLIDNPAYKGEWAPRKIANPAFFEDKTPANFEPMGAIGFELWSMNENILFDNIYIGHSIDDAKAFRKETFDVKKPKEKEVEQIEKPVKEEPKKSPMDLVFMDDPVLYIKEKTALFIELAQKNPIDAIKFVPEVAATIGLGLVAILVLLFGAGASAAPSQEEIKAKAEQAKKQAQKTKEEVAKAVASGTDAAKEEINKRTTRSNAQ encoded by the exons ATGCGTGCCGCTTCGCTCCTCGCACTGGGCTGCGCAGCCTCCGTATACGCACAAGACGATGCTGAGAGCGCCGACGCCAGCGCCTCGATCGAGGCCCTCCTCCCCGAGTTCACG CCCACATCATTGAAGGCGCCCTTTCTTGAACAGTTCACCGAGCACTGGGAGAGCCGGTGGAAGGTCTCCCACGCAAAGAAGGAGAAGACCGAGGAAGAGTGGCAATACGTTGGCACATGGCAAGTCGAGGAGCCTTCGGTCTTGAAGGGCATCAAGGGCGACAAGGGTCTTGTGCTCAAGGACAAGGCCGCTCACCACGCCATCTCCGCCAAATTTGACAAGCCCATTGACAGCAAGGGCAAGGACCTCGTGCTCCAGTACGAGGTCAAGCTCCAGAACTTCCTCGAGTGTGGTGGCGCCTACATGAAGCTCCTCCAGGACAACGCCGCCCTCAAGTCGGACGAGTTCACCAACGCCTCTCCATACATCATCATGTTCGGTCCCGACAAGTGTGGTAGCACAAACAAGGTCCACTTCATCTTCCGCCACAAAAACCCAGTCACTGGCGAGTACGAGGAGAAGCACATGAACAACGCCCCGTCCGCCGAGATTAACAAGCTCACCAACCTGTACACCCTGATCGTCAAGCCAGACCAGACTTTCGAGCTCCTCATCAACAACGAGTCTTCCAAGAACGGTTCCCTTCTCGAGGATTTCACCCCACCAGTCAACCCATCGAAGGAGATCGATGATGCCGAGGACAAGAAGCCAGAAGACTGGATTGACGAGAAGAAGATCCGCGACCCAGAGGCCAAGAAGCCAGAGGATTGGGACGAGGACGCGCCATACGAGATTGTCGACGAGGAGGCCACCAAGCCTGAGGACTGGCTCGACAGTGAGCCACTCACTATCCCAGACCCAGAGGCCGAGAAGCCAGAAGATTGGGATGATGAGGAGGATGGCGATTGGGTCGCACCACAGGTGTCCAACCCCAAGTGTGACGAAGTCTCTGGCTGTGGTCCATGGGAGAAGCCAATGATCAAGAACCCAGCATACAAGGGCAAGTGGAATGCACCTCTCATCGACAACCCTGCCTACAAGGGTGAGTGGGCACCACGCAAGATTGCCAACCCAGCTTTCTTCGAGGACAAGACTCCAGCCAACTTTGAGCCAATGGGCGCT ATCGGGTTTGAGCTTTGGTCGATGAACGAGAACATCCTCTTCGACAACATCTACATAGGCCACTCCATCGACGACGCCAAGGCTTTCCGTAAGGAGACCTTCGATGTCAAGAAGCCAAAGGAGAAGGAGGTCGAGCAGATCGAGAAGCCAGTCAAGGAAGAGCCAAAGAAGTCGCCAATGGATCTCGTCTTCATGGATGACCCAGTCCTCTACATCAAGGAGAAGACCGCGCTCTTCATCGAGCTCGCCCAGAAGAACCCAATCGATGCCATCAAGTTCGTGCCAGAGGTCGCCGCTACCATCGGTCTCGGTCTCGTCGCCATCCTCGTCCTTCTGTTCGGCGCCGGCGCCTCTGCTGCACCAAGCCAAGAGGAGATCAAGGCGAAGGCTGAGCAGGCCAAGAAGCAGGCACAGAAGACCAAGGAGGAGGTTGCCAAGGCTGTCGCATCGGGCACCGACGCTGCGAAGGAGGAGATCAACAAGCGCACTACTAGGAGCAACGCTCAGTAG